TCATCAATAGTTGATTTTGGAGAGGGGCTGGGGTTATCAGATCGACCGAGGAGGTAGTCTATGGTTACTATAAAATAATCAGCAATTTTATTAATTGTTTCATGATCTGGAATTCTTTCGTTATTCTCATATTTACTAATTGCCCAGTAAGATAAATCTAACAATTTAGCAAGTTCTTCTCTAGATATATTATTCTTTTCCCTTAAAGACTTAAGCCTATTACCAAATGACATATTTACCCCCCTTTCTATTTGTAGTTTAGCACATATTGTCCAATCTTATAAATGATTTGGACTAAATGGGCAAATAAATATTGACAATGGACAAATCGTCCAGGTATAATGTGGTATATAGGACAAAGTGTCCAGGTTAAGGAGTGTACTAAATGAGAAATTTATTAAAGAAAGCCCGGATTGAAAAAGGGTATTCTGTAAGTCGCTTTGCTATATTATTAGGAATTTCAGAATCCTTTTATTATAAAATTGAGAAAGGCGTAAGGAATCCGACCATTGAACTGGCAAAAAAGATAGCCATTCTTCTAGATAAAACAGTAGATGAAATTTTTTTTAATCCACAATTGGACGAAACGTCCATTTACAAAATTTTAACTACAGGACAATAAAGAAATAACTACTATTTTTAAGGAGGAAAAGTATTGATAAATGTAAATACTCATCCCGACATTACCTCAGAGCAAGTGGAAAGCCTTAAAATTATTGCAGAAATGGCTCAAGAAATAGCCACTGCCGGGGACATGCATCGTATTCAGGGTAAAACCCGGCTAGGGCTTGATCGAATCGAAGAATTAATAAAGTTATCTGCAGAAATTGTCAATTTAATGAGTCAGAAAATAAAAGACGGAAACGAGGCTCGTTTTGTTGCTGACTTTGTTCGAGGTGCCATGTATCACTGGTACAAACCAGAGAATGATTAACCTATATTATTCTTCTATTTTCACAAAGTACCTTCCATTAAATGTAAATAAGGTTGGCGTTTTTAAACTAATTAATCAGTGAAGAAATGGAAATAGGACAATTTCTATCTTGCATATACTGTACTATAGCTAACCAAGGGGGTTGGAAGCTTGAATATTGTGGTACGTTTGCCTAAGTCACCGGAAGGTAAGAGGGAGTTACAAAAAAAATTAGCCCAGGCCCATATTGAAATGATTAAGGGTTATATTCAGAAGTTGCCATGGGAACCAGATAAGAAAGTAACCCTCTATAACATGGTTAAGGAAGAAATTAAGAAAAGGGCAGAATCTGAAGCTAAGAGTATCGATAATAAGGTGTGAATGTCTTGAAAAAAATAATTCCTAATACCCCTGGGATCTGCCACCTTTGCTTTGAACCAGTATGGGCAGATCAATCGCATATATTTATTAAAGGTGGACGTGCGGTTCATAAAATGTGCTACATTAGGCAGTCGAAGTGTTACCAGCAAGACAACCCATCGGAGAAGTCCTATTTTGTTAACAAGTGGAAGGATGGCCGCGTAGCCTGGCGATGCTCCAGATGCGGAAAGGTTATTTGGCTAGATCCCGGTATTTACGAGCGCGCTTACAAAGGTATGGAAACTTGTCTTGAATGTCGGGCATCAAGGAAAGATGGTATTGATTTTACTTTGGGAAATAAGTCTACTTGATAATTTGTAAGCTGTCATTTATAGAGTGGGGACGGTGTGGGTTGACGGTAGGCTTTCTTGTAGGACAAGCTCCTACGGGGAGGCGTGCTGTTATAGCACTTGGGTACGGCAGATATTGTTTTAGTTGAGTTGGCCTGCCAGGTGGGTAAGAGACAAGAAATTAAATAAATTTGCATTGGTTCGGCTAAATCTGTGGAACGGAAGGGTGTGGGGAGAGATGTGTAATGATGGTTGTCCGCAAAAAACCGACATTATTGATTGTTATCTAAATGCTTTTTATTACTGCAGGATGAAATTAGTTGACATTGCTAATGCAATAGGGGTATCACCCGATGCAGTGGAAAAGGGGCTTAAGAGATTTGATAAAGTTGCTTATGTCTATGAGAGAGACATGAGGAAATCACAAAATAAATTAAAAAGGATAGAAAAAGAAAGGGTTCGAAAGCAGGTTGCACGTGAAGTTACTTCGATGGAAAACAAGCCATATTATTTAATGGCAAGAAGGCTTTTGAATGATAAAGAAATTATTAGTGTCTTTCGTAGAGCATTTGAATTGCAAGGACTTTCTTTGAATGATAATAATGAACAAAATTTGTGTTCAAGATATATACCTTCGACAGGAAAACTCCATCACCCAGTTCCTATGGAAGCGCAGGCTGCGGTGGAACTAATTATGCCATCAGGAATTAAAAGGACGGTCGAATATGAAATGAGAGCATTAAAAGCAGATCTAGTAGGAGTCCCTGGACCAGCAATTCTGGATATATCAGGCTACTTAAAAGCCGGAAATATTGACGATGCCATTAAACTAGCGAATTTAGCCATAATGACGGCAGGGTATGTTCCTTCTGATGCTAGTTTAGGTGATATTAGAGATGGTGTTGTGAAAGTAACAAAACCATCAGAAATTAATGAAGTTTATGAGTTGTATATTAAGGATAGTTTAAAGATGGCAAAGGTATCGGATATACCTGGTATAGGCGAATTAAGAGGTCAGGAAGCAAAGAAAAAAATTAACTCTTGGATGTCCCAGGCCCGGGCAGCAGAAAGATCTGCCTCAGACTGGGGAAAACGATCTCTAACTGGTAAAAAAGGCAGAGGTGGCGGAGTTGTTAACCTTGAACAAAGACAAAAGTTCAGTGCTCTTAATGGTAATTAATTGTTGGAGGCATGTATGGTTTTGATGGCTACATCTAAATTGACCTTGCCGGATGTAACCTATGTTTAAAAAGTAGTTTGTTAAGTAATAGGCTTGCTTTCTTAAAGGGGGCGGAAGGATTGCAGGGCTATGTTAGTACAAAGGTAAAAAAAGCATTAAAAGTTGGAGAACGTGTTTCAAAAAGAAATTTCCCTTTTATAAAAAATAACATCATAGCTAATAGTGTTGAGGGAACATATGAGGAAGCGATGACAGAATGGGAGTTTGTAGGCATTTTAGATGAAGAGAATGTGGAACGATTTGTTCCCCGTTGTCAGCTTTGTAATCAACCGGGGCTCCGGATAAATTTTGAAATACATAACCCAGATACAAGGAAGAGGTTTTTGGTAGGAAGTTCCTGTATAAAAAAGTTCCTGGTTTTAAAGGGGACAAGCTCTCTAGAGGAGAGTTGGGATTTCTTTGTTCGCCAATCAATTAGATATGCTAGTTTAGATGATCTAAGATATTTTGCTAATGATGTTTTGGCTAGTGAAAATATTCAAGTACATCAGATTCGGAGACTTAGAAAATTGGTTGCAGACGTATTAGGGTTACCAGATCAATGTTCCTTAAATTCAGCAGTTTTTGAGAAAAAAGAGGATTGGGATGGGTTGGTGCACTATCTCATAGGTTCTAATGATGGTAGTGACCAAGTTTGGAGAAAAAAACTGGAACGAATTAAGATGATTTTATTTAGCCCCAGCAAACTTATTAAAAAGCAGAAATTATTAGATACAGGCGAAAAAGATGGTCATTGGGCAAATATAGGTCGAAAAAATACGAGAGTTGATACAACATTATCTAGGTCAGAGGCATACAAAAATCCAGCTAAGAAGAATTAAGCCAGAAGGACCGGTGAATACCGGTCTTAGCTATTTCTATATTTAAAATGGAGTGTGGAAGAAATGGTGAAAATCAGACTTCAGGGATTATTAGATGAAATAGCTTTTCTGATCAAGGAAATGAGAGAAAAAGGGTTCCAAATTCTTGAAGAGAGTGAACCCTATGCGAACCGGGGGAACAGTGAATTTGTTAGGGTGTACCTAACTGTGGCCAGTAACACATAGGGTTCAAGATCTGATGGCGCATAGACTTTCCTACAGGTTGTTCAGGTTCCCGGGTTTTTCGGTAATTTTACGTTTATATG
This genomic interval from Desulforamulus reducens MI-1 contains the following:
- a CDS encoding helix-turn-helix transcriptional regulator; this translates as MRNLLKKARIEKGYSVSRFAILLGISESFYYKIEKGVRNPTIELAKKIAILLDKTVDEIFFNPQLDETSIYKILTTGQ
- a CDS encoding helix-turn-helix domain-containing protein gives rise to the protein MSFGNRLKSLREKNNISREELAKLLDLSYWAISKYENNERIPDHETINKIADYFIVTIDYLLGRSDNPSPSPKSTIDEEWPGVANILRRNGKKLTPADKKRIEKIIKAAVEDTDD